A window of Ardenticatena maritima contains these coding sequences:
- a CDS encoding response regulator: MSTIRLLIVDDSADTRENLKKLLFFENDIEVVGTAASGEEAIQEARRLRPDIVLMDINMPGMDGIATVEALAREVPGTQVIMMSVQSDADYLRRSMLAGAREYLIKPFTSDELSASIRRVYALAQQMRPPQVEAPVAPSLGAERGVGQAPAARGEATTATRGATITAVFGAKGGVGATTLAVNMALALQQQNPSARVALVDADLQFGDVSVFLNLEVTRTLRDLAESIDDADTQFLHDISVTHSSGVKVLLAPLTPVDAELVTPDVFVKLFELLRSEYDYVLVNTRTSFHEPVLTILDHADKILLVMTTEIPAIRNTKNFFELGEQLGYDESKIELVLNRYDVRSGIKPEAIQASIRHALLAVIEADERVAVDALNKGIPFVLNQQRTPIAQGVLGLAKRFHEKVSAREAESVDEHLEKPASQTRQAPKKGKDGSLFGKLFGRS; encoded by the coding sequence GTGAGTACAATCCGCTTGCTTATTGTTGATGACAGCGCAGATACCCGCGAGAATCTCAAAAAACTTCTCTTCTTCGAAAACGATATCGAAGTCGTGGGGACGGCTGCAAGTGGAGAAGAAGCCATCCAGGAAGCCCGCCGCTTACGTCCTGATATTGTTCTTATGGACATCAATATGCCGGGCATGGATGGCATTGCAACCGTTGAGGCTTTGGCACGTGAAGTGCCCGGCACTCAGGTTATCATGATGAGCGTGCAAAGCGATGCCGATTATCTGCGGCGCTCGATGCTAGCCGGTGCGCGTGAGTATCTTATTAAGCCCTTTACCAGTGACGAGCTGAGTGCGAGCATTCGGCGTGTGTATGCTTTAGCGCAGCAAATGCGTCCTCCTCAGGTTGAAGCGCCTGTCGCTCCTTCTCTCGGGGCTGAGCGTGGCGTAGGGCAGGCGCCTGCTGCTCGGGGAGAAGCAACGACGGCAACGCGTGGCGCAACAATTACGGCCGTGTTTGGGGCAAAGGGCGGTGTCGGTGCCACCACGTTAGCCGTCAATATGGCTCTTGCCCTTCAGCAGCAAAATCCCTCGGCGCGGGTTGCGCTTGTCGATGCCGACCTGCAATTTGGTGATGTGAGCGTTTTCCTCAACCTCGAAGTGACGCGAACCCTCCGGGATTTGGCGGAATCCATTGACGATGCTGACACACAATTTCTTCATGATATTTCTGTGACACATTCATCAGGTGTAAAAGTCTTACTGGCACCATTGACACCAGTTGATGCCGAGCTTGTAACGCCTGATGTCTTTGTTAAGTTGTTCGAACTGCTGCGCTCAGAATATGATTATGTCTTGGTCAATACGCGGACTTCATTTCATGAACCTGTACTGACGATCCTTGATCATGCTGATAAAATTTTGTTGGTCATGACAACGGAAATTCCCGCCATTCGCAATACCAAAAACTTCTTTGAATTGGGTGAACAGTTGGGGTATGACGAGTCGAAAATTGAGCTGGTTTTGAACCGGTATGATGTACGAAGCGGCATCAAACCAGAAGCCATTCAGGCAAGTATTCGCCATGCCTTGTTAGCGGTTATTGAGGCAGATGAGCGCGTGGCGGTTGACGCACTGAACAAAGGCATTCCTTTTGTTCTCAACCAGCAACGAACGCCCATTGCTCAAGGTGTATTGGGGTTGGCAAAACGCTTTCATGAAAAAGTTTCCGCAAGAGAAGCGGAATCTGTTGATGAGCATTTGGAGAAACCGGCCAGCCAGACGCGACAAGCGCCTAAGAAGGGAAAAGATGGTTCTCTCTTTGGTAAGTTATTTGGCCGTTCATAA
- the cpaB gene encoding Flp pilus assembly protein CpaB — MRGRILVLLGLIMAVISAGLVFFLLASSSGEEAAPVETRPVVVAIQPVPARSVIPPDAITVREWPVELIPTGALTDTAEVANKLATTDIYQGQPIVRDMVVDKEAAAEELGTTAAQRSDVSFLIEEGKVAMAFPVDEISSVAGAIRPGDTVDIIVSFSASIQDLGGTLPPNLSRTSVNMTAFTLQNIEILRTSPWTAEDSEAAGNMYTMLVDRQQAAILTYIRQYMTPVFVLRPAGDEAVYQVEPVTMRYILTNYGLDQALLDSVFVEPTQ, encoded by the coding sequence ATGCGTGGACGAATCCTCGTCTTGCTGGGTTTGATAATGGCTGTTATTTCAGCAGGGCTTGTTTTTTTCCTCTTGGCGTCTTCGTCAGGTGAAGAGGCTGCGCCTGTTGAGACGCGCCCAGTCGTTGTCGCTATTCAACCCGTGCCTGCTCGGAGTGTTATTCCGCCGGATGCCATTACGGTACGTGAATGGCCTGTTGAGTTGATTCCAACAGGTGCTTTGACCGACACGGCTGAGGTCGCCAACAAATTGGCAACAACTGATATTTACCAAGGTCAACCGATTGTTCGTGATATGGTTGTGGATAAAGAAGCTGCTGCAGAAGAGTTAGGAACGACTGCGGCACAACGTTCGGATGTTTCCTTCCTCATTGAAGAAGGAAAAGTTGCCATGGCGTTCCCTGTTGATGAAATTTCGAGTGTGGCTGGCGCTATTCGCCCTGGGGATACTGTTGATATCATTGTTTCTTTCTCAGCTTCTATTCAGGATTTAGGTGGGACATTGCCGCCTAATTTGAGTCGTACTTCTGTGAACATGACTGCATTTACCCTGCAAAACATTGAAATTTTGCGCACGAGTCCATGGACGGCGGAAGATAGTGAGGCCGCCGGCAACATGTACACCATGCTGGTTGATCGCCAGCAAGCTGCGATCTTGACATATATCCGCCAGTATATGACGCCGGTCTTTGTGTTACGTCCTGCCGGTGATGAGGCTGTTTATCAGGTAGAGCCGGTCACGATGCGCTATATTTTGACCAACTACGGTCTTGACCAGGCATTGCTTGATTCTGTTTTTGTTGAGCCGACGCAATAA
- a CDS encoding DUF7507 domain-containing protein encodes MQLFARVPRRILFLLVSFLVTLAFGFLASLGLFWPYTASARNIPTFHFAHTPTSTNVDPLLAIVEDDSEQDFFQGRGYLTGVSRRSAPVGDGNGEITLLAIGLAGDWYTMPNPQGLPDIKEHTVEIFKDAQGTEHLYVIGGRVGGLAQNTIYHTTIITSNVPDTPDIPGAWELLPSTLPSSLYGHQSVIWNNYLYVIGGIDQNFVVTDTVFFASIDPQNGSLSAFSPTASLPISSAIGLCDEIQSGETGRARISAVVMSDTIYVIGGQPGILDGSTCVFAAHPQADGTISEWVRLSENLPEKVFGSTAVAYEGRIYNMGGSDTSSNVYYAAPLVPTDTIPGGWIPTQPLPEHRRYAAAVEYNGQFLVIGGASGTSLTNASDKVTTGIARPDGGVDFWFETKALDPARFLHDAVISSRGWIYVIGGASGGLASDGMNDISYGSMSGAASQYAPYGEFVSRPIVLFSNRTLRELRWTTFISPTLDLTTTPVTVTIEYRTASGSLSNLLKAPWVGPFHSTYTQTVRLPDGIYTDSIQFPAGTSGQFFQYRIRMGTTFTKTTPAVQRVQLVYEVPPPDLWVSKTSLNTGFISRGSLITYSIQYGNRASAFDSIASNAVLTETFPSYVDFVEASHPFVFAGTTQTGDRIYTADLGQVSPGITNTITFTLRVTDVIEALPLQNERPVITNTVQIGYPGPDADPGNNQMQILNDLEVVRFDFTKLNTPQGLVVPGQEIQYTLNISNTSNLPARNVIVEDAVPTNTTYIVGSETHPAGFTFQYDTNRTPPVLRWMIGEIPPHSGGTFTFKVQVNTDVEAFSGDDIFNSAVISSTDSLPKFSNAVFNTITTTVQLDIRKEALPAVAKAGDEVVYRIVYTNTGNVDLTEVVLTDTVPALTTYVTGSISGPGADDTNLPELRWNIGSVPIGQSGEVSFRVRVDRPLPAGTTVITNTAQARTLSTKDLMSNESVLTLTSRPVLHISKRAQPSSGVQPGDVITFTLAFTNTGDMDATGIVVTDRLPLNTTLLQPYGAVLVGDVLSWTWPTDLAGLGGSGVVSYTVHVDDVSGGGIANTSYSIKDAHGHTASGAPVFVPVAGDFWASNLVASRTVLRTNETVVIHFDAHMTGMPRVDQLPDPTTWGIWADLYVFPQPTPPDRMALSNVDTYWYVNGASLQNGSVKLSSDTTTGGSLTSFTTSGTYYIYAQVNTDDGDGDPSDGWPLPEWPETNNIVGPLVITVTDAIAPSPEVISVSPARVPAQDGQSITISGNNFADGATVWVQKGVSRIDGVISSLTGSQITATFDLQGQLGGAWDVYVRNPDGGTGVLPGGLLIETNAVVCPPDCNVYLPAIFR; translated from the coding sequence ATGCAACTGTTTGCTCGTGTTCCTCGACGCATTCTCTTTTTGTTAGTTAGTTTTTTGGTAACATTGGCTTTTGGCTTCTTGGCAAGTCTGGGGTTGTTCTGGCCATATACTGCCAGTGCGCGTAATATTCCCACTTTTCATTTTGCTCATACCCCAACTTCAACGAATGTTGATCCGCTGCTTGCTATTGTTGAGGATGATAGTGAGCAGGACTTTTTCCAGGGGCGAGGATATTTAACGGGGGTTTCGCGTCGTTCTGCTCCTGTGGGAGACGGCAATGGCGAGATTACGTTGCTGGCGATTGGCTTGGCTGGCGATTGGTACACGATGCCAAATCCGCAAGGTTTGCCGGATATCAAAGAGCATACGGTTGAGATTTTCAAGGATGCCCAAGGCACAGAGCATCTTTATGTGATTGGTGGTCGTGTAGGTGGATTGGCACAAAATACCATTTACCATACAACGATTATTACGAGCAATGTGCCAGATACGCCTGATATTCCCGGGGCGTGGGAACTGTTACCATCCACCCTTCCGTCATCTTTATATGGGCATCAATCTGTAATTTGGAATAACTACTTATATGTAATTGGCGGCATTGATCAGAATTTCGTTGTTACCGATACGGTATTTTTTGCTTCTATTGATCCACAAAATGGTTCATTGAGTGCATTTTCGCCAACAGCCTCATTGCCAATTTCCAGTGCGATTGGTCTGTGTGATGAAATCCAGAGTGGAGAAACTGGCCGCGCACGGATATCTGCTGTTGTGATGAGTGATACCATTTATGTCATTGGAGGGCAGCCTGGTATTTTAGATGGTTCAACATGTGTCTTCGCGGCGCATCCCCAGGCTGATGGTACGATTTCAGAATGGGTGCGGCTTTCTGAAAATTTGCCGGAAAAAGTATTTGGAAGCACAGCAGTGGCCTATGAAGGGCGTATTTACAACATGGGGGGGAGTGATACATCGAGTAATGTCTACTATGCTGCTCCGTTAGTACCGACTGATACCATTCCTGGTGGGTGGATTCCTACACAACCTCTGCCAGAACATCGTCGCTATGCGGCGGCGGTGGAATACAATGGGCAATTTTTGGTAATTGGTGGTGCCTCTGGAACGAGTCTGACAAACGCTTCTGACAAGGTGACGACGGGCATTGCACGTCCCGATGGTGGTGTTGACTTTTGGTTTGAAACCAAAGCGCTCGATCCTGCGCGCTTTTTGCATGATGCGGTGATTTCAAGTCGTGGCTGGATTTATGTGATTGGTGGCGCGAGTGGTGGATTGGCTTCAGATGGAATGAACGATATCAGCTATGGTTCAATGAGTGGGGCGGCTTCACAATATGCGCCGTATGGTGAGTTTGTTTCGCGCCCGATTGTGCTTTTTTCAAACCGTACATTGCGTGAACTGCGTTGGACCACTTTCATCAGCCCCACACTTGATCTGACGACAACGCCTGTTACCGTTACGATTGAGTATCGCACGGCAAGTGGCTCTCTAAGTAATCTTCTGAAGGCGCCATGGGTCGGTCCCTTCCATAGCACATATACGCAGACGGTACGTCTGCCTGATGGTATCTACACTGATTCCATTCAATTCCCGGCTGGGACGAGTGGGCAGTTTTTCCAATATCGCATCCGTATGGGGACGACATTTACGAAGACAACGCCTGCTGTCCAGCGGGTGCAGTTGGTGTATGAAGTCCCTCCGCCTGATTTGTGGGTTTCAAAAACCAGTTTGAATACCGGCTTTATCTCGCGGGGAAGTTTGATAACGTATAGCATCCAGTATGGCAACCGTGCATCAGCGTTTGATTCTATTGCTTCTAATGCCGTCTTGACGGAGACATTCCCGTCCTATGTTGATTTTGTAGAAGCTTCTCACCCATTTGTTTTTGCTGGAACCACACAGACAGGTGACCGCATTTATACAGCTGACCTGGGGCAAGTGTCTCCAGGTATAACGAACACGATTACCTTCACTTTGCGGGTGACGGATGTCATTGAAGCGTTACCATTGCAAAATGAACGACCGGTCATCACGAATACAGTCCAGATTGGGTATCCCGGCCCGGATGCCGATCCAGGCAACAATCAGATGCAGATTTTGAATGACCTGGAAGTGGTGCGTTTCGATTTTACGAAACTGAATACCCCTCAAGGATTGGTGGTACCTGGGCAAGAGATTCAATACACTTTGAATATTTCAAATACAAGCAATTTGCCGGCACGTAATGTGATTGTTGAAGACGCTGTGCCTACAAATACGACCTACATTGTGGGGTCTGAAACGCATCCGGCCGGGTTTACGTTCCAATATGATACGAATCGTACACCGCCTGTATTGCGCTGGATGATTGGCGAGATTCCACCTCACAGTGGGGGGACGTTTACTTTCAAAGTTCAGGTGAATACAGACGTAGAAGCTTTTTCGGGGGATGATATTTTCAACTCTGCCGTGATTAGCAGTACCGATAGTTTACCTAAATTCAGCAATGCGGTCTTCAATACGATTACAACAACTGTGCAGTTGGATATCCGCAAAGAGGCGCTTCCCGCGGTAGCGAAAGCTGGCGATGAAGTTGTGTATCGTATTGTCTATACCAACACAGGCAACGTCGATTTGACCGAGGTTGTGCTCACGGATACTGTGCCAGCGCTTACAACCTATGTCACAGGTTCCATTAGCGGCCCCGGGGCTGATGATACAAATCTGCCAGAGTTGCGTTGGAATATCGGTTCGGTGCCGATTGGTCAGAGTGGTGAAGTGTCGTTCCGTGTGCGGGTTGATCGACCGTTGCCGGCTGGTACAACGGTCATTACAAATACAGCGCAAGCACGCACCTTATCCACAAAGGATTTGATGTCGAACGAATCTGTATTGACACTTACCAGCCGACCTGTTTTGCACATTTCCAAACGCGCCCAACCGTCCAGTGGGGTGCAACCTGGTGATGTGATTACATTCACACTTGCTTTTACGAACACGGGCGATATGGACGCCACAGGCATTGTTGTAACTGACCGATTACCTTTGAACACAACATTGTTGCAGCCGTATGGTGCTGTGTTGGTGGGGGATGTGCTGTCGTGGACGTGGCCCACTGACCTTGCAGGCCTTGGTGGCAGCGGTGTTGTTTCGTACACTGTGCATGTTGACGACGTTTCAGGCGGTGGTATCGCAAATACATCTTATAGCATCAAAGATGCACATGGCCATACGGCCTCTGGTGCGCCGGTGTTTGTGCCCGTCGCAGGCGATTTTTGGGCGTCGAATTTGGTGGCTTCACGGACTGTGTTGCGCACAAATGAAACGGTCGTTATTCATTTCGATGCCCATATGACGGGGATGCCACGTGTTGATCAGTTGCCTGACCCGACGACATGGGGCATTTGGGCTGATTTATATGTGTTCCCACAACCAACACCGCCGGATCGTATGGCTCTCTCGAATGTTGATACATATTGGTATGTCAACGGGGCTTCATTGCAAAATGGTTCAGTAAAACTCTCGAGTGATACCACTACTGGGGGATCTTTAACCTCTTTTACAACCTCCGGCACGTACTACATTTATGCGCAAGTAAATACAGATGATGGAGATGGAGACCCTTCTGATGGTTGGCCACTTCCTGAATGGCCGGAGACAAATAACATTGTGGGACCCTTGGTTATCACCGTCACCGATGCTATTGCACCCAGTCCAGAGGTGATTTCTGTTTCACCGGCGCGTGTTCCAGCACAGGATGGACAAAGCATCACAATTAGTGGAAATAATTTTGCAGACGGTGCAACTGTTTGGGTGCAGAAAGGTGTTTCACGTATTGATGGGGTTATTTCGTCGCTCACAGGCTCACAAATTACAGCAACCTTTGATTTACAGGGACAATTGGGGGGCGCCTGGGATGTTTATGTGCGTAACCCGGATGGCGGTACAGGTGTATTGCCCGGTGGCTTGTTGATTGAGACGAATGCTGTTGTTTGTCCGCCAGATTGTAATGTTTATTTGCCAGCCATCTTCCGATGA